From Lycium ferocissimum isolate CSIRO_LF1 chromosome 12, AGI_CSIRO_Lferr_CH_V1, whole genome shotgun sequence, one genomic window encodes:
- the LOC132040128 gene encoding cyclin-dependent kinase inhibitor 4-like produces MGKYLRKSETSGGEVGVLEQSSAYGVRTRAKTLALQRDGGSYLQLRSRTLEKPKPQQVKRRKDPNFRRQLKGQNCNSESVVKECLGEEKKEEIEIQNENNSGGEGSCGENLLDFEGRERTTRESTPCSLIKDSDNILTPGSSTRRNNASEASSRVPNSARRNIPTSHEMNDFFAGPEEKQQKQFIEKYNFDPVNDKPLPGRYEWVKLDR; encoded by the exons atgggTAAGTACTTGAGGAAATCAGAAACTTCAGGGGGTGAAGTAGGTGTTTTGGAACAGTCATCAGCATATGGTGTTCGGACAAGAGCTAAAACCCTAGCCTTACAACGAGATGGTGGGTCTTACCTTCAGTTAAGGAGTCGTACGTTGGAGAAACCCAAACCACAACAAGTGAAAAGACGGAAAGATCCTAATTTCAGGAGGCAGCTGAAGGGGCAGAATTGTAATTCTGAGTCGGTGGTAAAGGAGTGTTTGggtgaagagaaaaaagaagaaattgaaaTTCAGAATGAAAATAATAGTGGTGGTGAAGGTTCATGTGGAGAGAATTTATTGGACTTTGAAGGTAGAGAGag GACCACTAGGGAGAGCACACCTTGCAGCTTGATCAAGGACTCGGATAACATACTAACCCCTGGTTCCAGTACAAGACGTAACAATGCAAGTGAAGCTAGCAGCAGAGTGCCAAATTCAGCGCGAAGAAATATCCCGACAtctcatgaaatgaatgacTTCTTTGCTGGTCCAGAAGAGAAGCAGCAGAAACAATTCATCGAGAA GTACAACTTCGATCCGGTGAACGACAAGCCCCTCCCTGGACGTTACGAATGGGTGAAACTAGATCGTTAG